Genomic DNA from Prevotella intermedia ATCC 25611 = DSM 20706:
CATATTCATTACATCAATTTTTTATTGCTCCAAAGTTAATACTTTTCGGCTATTTCAGCAAGCCAAACGAAATATTTTTGTACTAATAAAGTAAAAATAATATACGGAAGAAACTGCATAAGTTTTTGTTCTAATCGTCATATAATTACACATTTAAAGAAAAAATGTGCAAATAAATTTGGTAGAATAGAACAATAGATATAACTTTGCGGTCAATTTTGCAAATATTTATATAACAACAGTTAAAGAATGAGACAAAAGTTATTACCCCTTGTGTTTGCTTTGCTTGCCTTTTCATCAAGCATTAAAGCAGGCGGATTACTTACAAATACAAATCAAAGCATTGCATTTTTGCGTAGCCTTGCACGTAATGGTGCCATCGGTATAGACGGTGTGTACTCGAATCCAGCAGGTGTGGCATTCTTGCCAAATGGTCTTCACATTTCGTTCAACGTGCAAAACGTTTATCAAACCCGTATCATCAACTCAGGATTGACCATTCCTGCACTGCAAGGCACACCTTACTATCAGCCTTTCAAACTGAACGGAGGCGACAAAAATGGTATCAAGGAATTTAAAGGAGAGGCTTCCGCACCCATTATTCCATCGTTCCAAATTGCCAAGAACTACGACAAGTGGGGCTTCCAAATGGGTTTCGGAATCGTAGGTGGTGGCGGTAAAGCTACTTTCAATGGAGGTTTGCCATCGTTCGAACGCCAAATAGCGATGCTCCCCGGTATGCTTGCAAGTCAAGGCTTTACCACAACAGAACCCGCTTACGGCGTAAACAGCTATATGCACGGACAGCAATACGACTTCGGTTTGCAGCTGGGTGCAACCTATAAGATTAACGAAAAGCTTGCTGTTTACGGTGGTGCGCGTTTCAACTATATATACAATAAGTACGAAGGCAACATTGTGAACATCTCTGCCAACATAGGTGGCAAGATGGTAAACCTGCACGACTTCTTCAGTACAAAGGCTAACGCAATGACACAATCTGCCAATCAGTACAAGCAGATGGCAGAACAGACTGCCGACCCTGCAGCAAAAGCAAAGTACGAAGCTGCTGCAAAGCAATACCAAGCAGGTGCAGAGAAGTTGAATGCAGCCAAGGAGCAGGTTGCCGACAAGTACTTAGACTGTACACAACGTGGCTGGGGTATTACTCCTATCATCGGTATCGACTATAAGACAGGCCGTTGGAACCTTGCTGCACGCTACGAATTTACAACCAAATTCAACATTGAGAACAACACAAAGCGCGATGACACCGGACAGTTTCAGAATGGTGTAAACACTCCTAACGACCTTCCGGGTCTGTTGTCATTAGGTGCACAGTACGAAGTATTAGACAATCTTCGCCTTTTGGCAGGCTATCACTACTACTTCGACAAGGACGCACGCATGGCAAACAACAAGCAACGCCTGCTCTCAAGCAACACCCGTGAGTATCTCGCAGGTGTGGAATGGGACATTAAACCGGGCATTACGGTAAGTATGGGTGGACAACGCACACAGTACGGACTCGGCGACGGCAGCTATCTGTCTGACCTTAGCTTCGTAACAAGCAGCTACAGCTTTGGCTTCGGTGCTAAAATCAAGGTGGCAAAGAATGCCCATCTGAATATCGCATACTTCTTTACAGACTACGAGAAGTTCAACAAGAAGTATGAAACAAGCACCAAAGCTGGTGGAACAGACATTAAAATGCAAAATACTGATGAATTTACACGCACCAACAAGGTGTTCGGTGTAGGACTTGATATAGACCTTTAATCAATCATACTTCTACTACTAATAATATAAACGGGGCTGTAGGATTTTTCCTACAACCCCGTTTTGCTTTCTGTAAAAATGGATTGGAAAAAGCGGGAAACAATTTCCGTTTTGTAAAGATAATTCTGTTAAAAACTGATAACTGCGCTTTGGCATTGCAAAAGCGGCTCTTTTGCGATGCAAAACCTACGTTTTTACCGTGCAAAACAGCCGCTTTTGGAACGCAAAACAATAGGTTTTGCAATACATTGAAAACGAAGCAGTTACACAACAACCACGCTTATGAAAAATATTTACACGTTTCCTAACGTTTTCTTGCTCCTATAATTCGGTTTACAATGGGTCTATATCGTAATAGACAGTGAGTGCGCCATAACGTTTTTCCTTCATCATAGCGTCCTTCATCGTGCGCAAATATTGCTTCGCCAGCTTATAGTCGATTCCGTTTTCAAGCTTTAGGATTATCTTTCTTATATGCAATGTCTTTACTCGGGCTACCGATGGTTTGTCGGGACCGAGCACACGGTCGCCAAAAATCTCACGAAGTCGGGAGCCAAGTTCAAGACTTGCCGAGTTCACCGTATCGTCGTTGCGATGTTTCAAGTATATATATATAAGGTGGAAGAAGGGCGGATAACGGAAGGCGGCACGCTCTTCGAGCAACGATGCGTAGAAAGCAGCATAGTCGTGCTTCACTACTTGGTGTATTACGGGTAGTTCGGGGCTCTTTGTCTGCAAAATAACCCGCCCTTGCTTGCCTTTTCTGCCAGCCCTTCCGCTCACTTGCGCCATCATCGTGAAGGCGTGCTCGTAAGCCCTAAAGTCGGGATAGTTCAGCATATTGTCAGCATCGAGTATGCCTACAACCGACACACGGTCGAAGTCCAAACCCTTTGAAACCATCTGTGTGCCTATGAGAAGGTTTGTTTTGCCTGCCGAAAAATCGGTTATCAGACGTTCATAGGCGTTCTTCGTGCGTGTCGTGTCTAAGTCCATACGTGCCACGCGCGCATCGGGAAACAGGTTCATTATCTCGTCTTCTATCTTTTCGGTTCCGTAGCCACGCCCTTTTATGTCTTTGCTCTCGCAACTTGGACACTGTTCGGGCACCCGTTCGGTGTAGCCGCAA
This window encodes:
- a CDS encoding membrane protein, whose translation is MRQKLLPLVFALLAFSSSIKAGGLLTNTNQSIAFLRSLARNGAIGIDGVYSNPAGVAFLPNGLHISFNVQNVYQTRIINSGLTIPALQGTPYYQPFKLNGGDKNGIKEFKGEASAPIIPSFQIAKNYDKWGFQMGFGIVGGGGKATFNGGLPSFERQIAMLPGMLASQGFTTTEPAYGVNSYMHGQQYDFGLQLGATYKINEKLAVYGGARFNYIYNKYEGNIVNISANIGGKMVNLHDFFSTKANAMTQSANQYKQMAEQTADPAAKAKYEAAAKQYQAGAEKLNAAKEQVADKYLDCTQRGWGITPIIGIDYKTGRWNLAARYEFTTKFNIENNTKRDDTGQFQNGVNTPNDLPGLLSLGAQYEVLDNLRLLAGYHYYFDKDARMANNKQRLLSSNTREYLAGVEWDIKPGITVSMGGQRTQYGLGDGSYLSDLSFVTSSYSFGFGAKIKVAKNAHLNIAYFFTDYEKFNKKYETSTKAGGTDIKMQNTDEFTRTNKVFGVGLDIDL